From the genome of Leptospira licerasiae serovar Varillal str. VAR 010, one region includes:
- a CDS encoding DNA-3-methyladenine glycosylase I translates to MLRSCMISFEKIRKRAAKRKGGEKVLQTLLPKVTPKNKLSSIPDDRILSEMTKRVFSAGFVWKVVENKWPGFEEAFLRFDPAKLLEQSNRFWDDLSSDERIIRNAQKISSVRKNAQFVVDVAIEHGSFGKFLANWPIQDQIGLLDFLSKRGARLGGNTGQYFLRFIGRDSFILSSDVILCFRDAGLPISASGKSKKDLILIQDQFNVWAKETGLPYTHLSRICAFSIGENNSIEEE, encoded by the coding sequence ATGCTCAGATCCTGTATGATCTCTTTTGAGAAGATTCGAAAACGGGCCGCTAAAAGAAAAGGCGGAGAGAAAGTATTACAAACCCTTCTCCCTAAAGTAACTCCTAAAAATAAACTCAGCAGTATTCCCGATGATCGGATCCTGAGTGAGATGACAAAGCGAGTTTTCTCCGCGGGTTTTGTTTGGAAAGTCGTGGAAAACAAATGGCCCGGATTCGAAGAAGCGTTTTTAAGATTCGATCCCGCAAAATTACTCGAGCAATCGAATCGATTTTGGGATGATTTAAGTTCCGACGAACGGATCATTCGTAACGCGCAAAAGATCTCTTCCGTAAGAAAGAATGCGCAGTTCGTCGTAGACGTTGCGATAGAACACGGGAGTTTCGGAAAATTTTTGGCAAATTGGCCGATCCAAGACCAGATCGGTTTATTAGATTTTCTCTCCAAAAGAGGAGCAAGATTAGGCGGGAATACTGGACAATATTTTTTACGCTTTATCGGACGAGATTCCTTCATTCTATCATCCGATGTAATATTATGTTTTCGTGATGCAGGCCTTCCAATCTCGGCATCCGGAAAATCCAAAAAAGACCTGATCTTGATCCAAGATCAATTTAATGTATGGGCCAAGGAAACTGGATTACCATATACGCATTTATCGAGAATCTGCGCGTTCTCGATCGGCGAAAATAATTCAATCGAAGAAGAGTAA
- a CDS encoding carboxymuconolactone decarboxylase family protein: MNTRFNYAKVYPQVLEKMMEMENFAKSSGIEIKLYELIKIRASQINGCAFCINMHTVDARKLGEEERRIYLLNAWREAPYYSEKERAALELTEYVTKISEKGVPDDLYTRVRAHFEEKEFIALVVVINTINSWNRIAISTGMTAPN, translated from the coding sequence ATGAACACAAGATTCAATTACGCCAAAGTGTATCCCCAAGTTCTGGAAAAAATGATGGAGATGGAAAACTTTGCCAAAAGTTCAGGGATCGAAATCAAACTTTATGAGCTGATCAAGATCAGAGCTTCTCAGATCAACGGTTGCGCTTTTTGTATTAACATGCACACAGTGGATGCCAGAAAATTAGGTGAAGAAGAAAGAAGGATCTATCTCTTGAATGCCTGGAGAGAGGCTCCTTATTATTCGGAAAAAGAAAGAGCCGCTTTGGAATTAACGGAATACGTGACTAAAATTTCAGAGAAGGGAGTCCCGGACGATCTATATACAAGAGTCAGAGCTCATTTCGAAGAAAAGGAATTTATAGCATTGGTCGTAGTAATCAACACGATTAACTCCTGGAATCGGATTGCGATCTCTACCGGAATGACCGCTCCGAACTAA
- a CDS encoding methyl-accepting chemotaxis protein, translating to MNRNLELERQGEVAANYLRIFLTIVFIFGTAFGLIWKSGIQAVLGYYIGGIIAYSFIIFFSIFVMKFFGYRPWLKYATVFMEFIGYAIVQAGYFGTEDQWKPNGILSPANYGIYFLILSGTIFRFNPRFTFITSTVLSIQFTAMALTLTVLNPQLLTMGYEGMIRLRSPLVILMGVFLFAFGVTISYATKFVRRLVEEAQNAEERAIRNYTSAKEILQSSETVAEELRKSLIDVEDVARANEDSSRDLASMVEETSATLEEMGASIESIAKMAEQQDEFGDDTSSSIDKWKDQMVRVFEAVSFARSLGEGSAATAIEGEGTVRVALDVFSQFKGTVQEVSKILGVIQDLAGKTNLLSLNAAIEAARAGEAGKGFSVVAEEVSKLADSSSRNAKEIVKQIGALGEASDTSSEKFGELVQAFRELTSGIGSIGEALAQVGDSVDKQKSLSTEVEDKNKHIRDLAKEMKNSTLEQSNGAKQILNGIEYLSRRSMEMSEITEKLRTSLERLKVTSLSLTKTLEATKLD from the coding sequence ATGAATAGAAATTTGGAATTAGAACGCCAAGGTGAAGTCGCCGCAAACTATCTGCGGATTTTTTTAACCATAGTTTTTATTTTCGGGACCGCGTTCGGATTAATATGGAAAAGCGGGATCCAAGCGGTTTTAGGATATTATATCGGCGGGATCATAGCGTATTCCTTTATCATCTTCTTTTCCATTTTTGTAATGAAGTTTTTCGGCTACAGACCTTGGCTAAAATATGCTACGGTTTTCATGGAATTTATAGGTTATGCGATCGTGCAGGCAGGTTATTTCGGAACGGAAGACCAATGGAAACCGAATGGGATCTTGAGTCCCGCTAATTATGGAATTTATTTCTTAATTCTATCCGGCACCATCTTTAGGTTCAACCCTAGATTCACATTTATCACTTCCACTGTTCTTTCGATCCAGTTCACCGCAATGGCGTTAACGCTTACCGTTCTGAACCCACAACTTCTTACCATGGGTTACGAAGGAATGATCCGATTGAGGTCTCCTCTGGTAATTTTAATGGGAGTATTTTTATTCGCATTCGGAGTTACCATTTCTTATGCGACCAAGTTCGTAAGAAGATTAGTAGAAGAAGCCCAAAATGCGGAAGAAAGAGCCATTCGAAATTATACATCCGCAAAAGAGATCTTACAAAGTTCCGAAACTGTAGCGGAAGAACTTCGCAAATCTCTAATAGATGTAGAGGATGTCGCTAGAGCAAACGAAGATAGCAGTCGCGATCTTGCAAGTATGGTAGAGGAAACATCCGCCACTCTGGAAGAGATGGGAGCAAGTATAGAATCTATCGCAAAGATGGCGGAACAGCAGGACGAATTCGGGGACGATACTTCTTCTTCTATAGATAAATGGAAGGACCAGATGGTAAGAGTCTTTGAGGCGGTATCATTTGCCAGAAGTTTGGGAGAAGGCTCGGCTGCCACCGCGATCGAAGGAGAGGGCACGGTCCGAGTAGCATTGGATGTATTCTCACAATTTAAGGGCACTGTCCAGGAAGTGAGTAAAATATTAGGAGTGATCCAGGATCTTGCAGGAAAAACAAATTTACTTTCTTTGAATGCAGCTATCGAAGCGGCAAGAGCGGGAGAAGCTGGAAAAGGATTCTCAGTGGTCGCGGAAGAAGTAAGTAAGCTTGCGGACTCATCTTCCAGAAATGCAAAAGAGATCGTAAAGCAGATCGGCGCCTTAGGAGAAGCTTCCGACACAAGTTCCGAAAAATTCGGGGAATTGGTGCAAGCGTTTCGAGAATTAACTTCAGGGATCGGTTCTATCGGAGAAGCGCTAGCTCAGGTAGGGGACTCAGTGGATAAACAAAAAAGTCTTTCTACAGAAGTGGAAGATAAGAATAAACATATCCGTGATCTCGCTAAAGAGATGAAAAATTCTACATTAGAACAATCGAATGGGGCCAAACAGATACTGAATGGGATAGAATATCTGAGTAGAAGGTCCATGGAAATGTCCGAGATCACTGAAAAACTCAGAACTAGTTTAGAAAGATTAAAAGTAACTTCCCTGTCTTTGACAAAAACATTGGAAGCAACTAAGTTGGATTAA
- a CDS encoding DMT family transporter, translating to MNRYKNEAALIFCTLIWGGTFTATKLSLVSISSCLFIGIRFAIATFVFIIYILLKNRKNPVSYPDWKTNKHIYFLAFLLGFWMFMGFAFETVGLKYTTATKSGFLTGTLVVITPILQTLFLKRMPSSGNLLGVIVVMFGLFFLSAESVGEDHKLVISYHLGDVLTLGGAFFFSLYIIYVDKASKSCPLDILLLSQTLVTSVFAFILAFVLHWSEFEPLFIKMDSRVMPALFYNGLISSVGTTFLQTKYQKGISPTRAGLIFSLEPVFSAILAYFTLEERLDATGLIGCSLVLTGVLLAELLGREKKF from the coding sequence ATGAACAGATACAAAAACGAGGCTGCCTTAATCTTTTGCACTTTGATATGGGGCGGGACCTTCACCGCAACAAAACTGAGCTTAGTTTCTATTTCTTCCTGTTTATTTATCGGGATCAGATTTGCGATCGCAACATTCGTTTTCATAATTTATATTCTTCTTAAAAACCGAAAGAATCCCGTATCCTATCCGGATTGGAAGACAAACAAGCATATATACTTTTTAGCATTCCTATTAGGTTTCTGGATGTTTATGGGATTCGCATTCGAGACGGTAGGATTAAAATATACGACCGCTACTAAGTCCGGATTTTTAACCGGAACCCTGGTGGTCATCACTCCAATCTTACAAACTTTGTTTTTGAAACGTATGCCCAGTTCCGGAAACCTGCTGGGAGTGATTGTAGTAATGTTCGGTCTATTCTTCCTTTCCGCCGAGTCGGTGGGAGAAGATCATAAACTTGTAATATCCTATCATCTAGGCGATGTTCTCACGTTAGGTGGAGCATTCTTCTTTTCTTTATACATTATTTATGTAGATAAAGCGAGTAAGTCTTGTCCTTTGGACATTCTTCTTTTGTCCCAAACATTGGTCACAAGCGTATTCGCTTTTATTTTAGCGTTCGTCTTGCATTGGTCTGAATTCGAACCTTTGTTCATTAAAATGGATTCCAGGGTAATGCCTGCATTATTTTATAACGGTTTGATCTCTTCTGTGGGGACCACATTTTTACAGACAAAATACCAAAAGGGGATCTCTCCCACTAGAGCGGGCCTGATCTTTTCTTTAGAGCCTGTATTCTCTGCTATTCTTGCCTATTTCACTTTGGAAGAAAGATTGGATGCAACCGGTTTGATTGGGTGTAGTCTGGTGCTCACCGGCGTTTTGTTAGCCGAACTATTGGGAAGAGAAAAGAAATTCTAA
- a CDS encoding M14 family zinc carboxypeptidase: protein MTGFFRVFLLVFLFYSSIVSCSILRETIPSRPLNDGSISILLKIDKNAREEFERATSWKVPYTFIEKDHSYAVIHKDKLKLYGFPKEGINIAKGMPFKYYSGNYQDSLSESIFALADIKKGYKDNILNSHYLYWVHRLFPKHTQYKIIGKSSRGREIPAILLTDPTVSDEDKISVLFNCAHHSNEVVSVEHCYDVIYELLAHKKKYGDILAKLKIWVVPIVNPDGSRVFWHENMSMGRKNGYPGWGQVTEKDNPGVDINRNYPFFWGKTKSNQTSSVSNSVFFRGPYPGSEPETQAMMNLAEKERFAASISYHAFANCILVPYTIDGTSNPEPDLVWSLGKRIASSVESKNPNHNFSAKKNIYGVDGVDQDYYFFKYGTLAYLIESSHLNPPYSDVPKIVESLRPAWTILLEEIADGSKLYFKIKDEHGNPIAANIKYDKVIFYHGEVRTSRKEDGMFFQSFPGIRGIKLKVEKEGYETVNWEGTTWRSWKAVDIVMRKKVPAQ from the coding sequence GTGACGGGCTTCTTTCGGGTCTTTCTACTCGTTTTTTTATTTTATTCTTCCATAGTTTCCTGTTCTATTCTTAGGGAAACTATTCCTTCGCGACCGCTGAACGACGGCTCTATTTCTATTCTTCTAAAAATTGATAAAAATGCCAGAGAAGAATTTGAGAGAGCGACTTCTTGGAAAGTTCCCTATACTTTTATCGAAAAGGATCATAGTTATGCAGTGATCCATAAGGATAAACTAAAATTGTATGGTTTTCCTAAAGAAGGGATCAACATCGCAAAAGGGATGCCATTTAAATATTATTCTGGAAATTATCAGGATTCCCTATCCGAATCCATCTTTGCGTTAGCTGATATTAAAAAAGGATATAAGGATAATATATTAAATTCTCATTATTTATACTGGGTGCATCGCTTATTTCCGAAACATACTCAATACAAAATAATAGGCAAGTCGAGTAGAGGAAGAGAGATACCTGCGATCTTACTTACCGATCCGACTGTTTCCGACGAAGATAAAATTTCAGTTCTATTCAATTGCGCTCATCATTCTAACGAAGTGGTTTCTGTAGAACATTGTTACGACGTGATCTATGAGCTATTGGCTCATAAGAAGAAGTATGGCGATATTCTCGCAAAATTAAAGATTTGGGTGGTTCCGATCGTTAACCCGGACGGTTCTCGTGTATTTTGGCATGAGAATATGTCTATGGGAAGAAAGAACGGATATCCCGGTTGGGGGCAGGTCACAGAAAAAGATAATCCTGGAGTGGATATAAATCGGAATTATCCGTTCTTTTGGGGAAAAACAAAATCGAATCAGACTTCATCCGTATCCAATAGCGTTTTTTTTAGAGGACCTTATCCTGGTTCCGAGCCGGAGACCCAAGCGATGATGAATTTAGCGGAGAAGGAAAGGTTTGCAGCTTCTATCAGTTATCACGCATTTGCAAATTGTATTTTAGTCCCGTACACGATAGACGGAACTTCTAACCCGGAGCCTGATCTGGTTTGGAGTTTGGGAAAAAGGATCGCTTCTTCCGTAGAAAGTAAAAATCCAAATCATAATTTTAGCGCTAAAAAAAATATCTACGGTGTGGATGGAGTAGACCAAGATTATTATTTCTTTAAGTACGGAACTCTTGCATATTTAATAGAATCTTCCCATTTGAATCCGCCTTATTCGGATGTTCCTAAAATTGTGGAATCTTTGAGACCTGCTTGGACAATCCTCTTGGAAGAAATTGCAGACGGAAGTAAACTTTATTTTAAGATCAAAGACGAACATGGGAATCCGATCGCAGCGAATATCAAATACGATAAAGTTATTTTTTACCATGGAGAAGTCAGAACTTCCCGTAAAGAAGATGGGATGTTTTTCCAATCCTTCCCGGGTATTCGCGGAATTAAATTAAAAGTTGAAAAAGAAGGATATGAAACGGTCAATTGGGAAGGAACCACTTGGAGATCCTGGAAGGCAGTCGATATAGTTATGAGGAAAAAAGTCCCGGCTCAATAG
- a CDS encoding DUF2147 domain-containing protein → MKRINAIFLFALFFAGAFGLSADPAPVTGVWRTFNDAGTKEESTVEIYEKDGKIFGKILSLVDPNDKDGKPARCTECDGPEKDKPILGMVIIKGLGPDGEKWAGGRILDPNDGTWYKCSLKATEGGKKLEVRGYIGFSLIGRSQFWQKK, encoded by the coding sequence ATGAAGAGGATCAACGCAATATTCTTATTCGCTTTATTTTTTGCGGGAGCATTCGGTCTTTCCGCAGATCCAGCTCCAGTTACCGGAGTTTGGAGAACATTCAACGACGCAGGAACCAAAGAAGAATCTACGGTTGAGATCTATGAGAAGGACGGAAAGATTTTCGGAAAGATCCTGAGTCTTGTCGATCCAAACGATAAAGACGGAAAACCTGCTCGTTGCACCGAGTGTGACGGACCTGAAAAAGATAAACCAATCTTAGGAATGGTCATTATCAAAGGATTAGGACCTGACGGAGAAAAATGGGCAGGAGGACGTATCTTGGATCCAAACGATGGAACTTGGTACAAATGTAGCCTAAAAGCGACCGAGGGCGGAAAGAAATTAGAAGTCCGCGGTTATATAGGATTTTCCTTAATAGGTCGTTCTCAATTCTGGCAGAAAAAATAA
- a CDS encoding DUF2147 domain-containing protein, which translates to MKKSLVLFVVLAAFLVGESAFADALPVVGKWKTIDDEDGKEKSVVEIYEQGGKIYGKIASLRDPLDKDGKPKVCTKCEGADKDKPVIGLVIIKGLSLDDDEYTGGTIMDPNNGKIYKCKLKATDGGAKLSVRGFIGFSLIGRTQTWLKK; encoded by the coding sequence ATGAAAAAATCACTCGTTTTGTTTGTCGTTTTGGCGGCGTTTTTAGTCGGCGAATCCGCATTTGCTGACGCGCTTCCTGTAGTCGGAAAATGGAAAACCATTGATGACGAAGACGGTAAAGAAAAGTCCGTAGTAGAGATCTACGAGCAAGGCGGCAAAATTTACGGAAAGATCGCTAGCTTAAGAGATCCTTTAGATAAAGACGGTAAACCGAAAGTTTGCACCAAATGTGAAGGTGCGGATAAAGATAAACCGGTTATCGGCCTTGTTATCATCAAAGGTCTGAGCTTGGACGATGACGAATATACCGGCGGGACCATCATGGATCCTAACAACGGTAAAATATATAAATGTAAATTAAAAGCCACTGACGGTGGTGCTAAATTGAGCGTTAGAGGGTTTATCGGTTTTTCATTGATCGGTAGAACTCAAACTTGGCTTAAAAAATAA
- a CDS encoding formylglycine-generating enzyme family protein: MNSYSFRPIHFIILCLSIIFLVAPHVLGSPDPSKPCYGKKIKGMQCIPEGYFIRGSNTHDPDEAPEQKIYLSDFFIDLYEVTNEDFSKCIEEGSCKDCLYNGTCDYIGPAYGDLYLKPKQPVLGVSWYTAKEYCEWVGKRLPTEAEWEKAARGPKGNLFPWGNKPANCKLAVIEEDERKGCVYKKINPPNLMPTAPVGSRPAGVYGLFDMAGNSWEWVQDWYSENYKVCGEACSGKDPKGPCEGEDNCPGFDKKTLKGGSWWWPSSYARGSKRRAHVPQNFPEYHHFGFRCAKDAG, from the coding sequence ATGAACTCATATTCCTTTCGTCCGATCCATTTTATTATTTTATGTTTATCCATAATCTTTCTGGTCGCTCCTCATGTACTTGGATCTCCGGACCCGAGCAAACCCTGCTACGGAAAAAAAATCAAAGGAATGCAATGTATTCCGGAAGGATATTTTATCCGGGGAAGTAATACCCACGATCCGGACGAGGCCCCCGAACAAAAAATTTATCTCAGCGACTTTTTCATAGATCTATACGAGGTCACAAACGAGGACTTCAGCAAATGTATAGAAGAAGGGTCCTGTAAAGACTGCCTATACAATGGGACCTGCGATTACATAGGCCCCGCATACGGCGATCTATATCTAAAACCGAAACAACCTGTACTCGGAGTAAGTTGGTATACCGCAAAAGAATACTGCGAGTGGGTGGGTAAAAGACTTCCGACGGAAGCGGAATGGGAGAAGGCGGCCAGAGGTCCAAAAGGAAATTTATTTCCTTGGGGAAACAAACCCGCAAACTGTAAGTTAGCCGTCATTGAAGAAGACGAACGAAAAGGTTGCGTGTATAAAAAGATCAATCCTCCAAATTTAATGCCTACGGCCCCTGTGGGGAGCAGACCCGCAGGGGTGTATGGGCTATTTGATATGGCCGGGAATTCCTGGGAATGGGTCCAAGATTGGTACTCCGAAAACTACAAAGTATGCGGAGAAGCATGCAGTGGAAAAGATCCGAAAGGCCCTTGCGAAGGAGAAGATAACTGTCCCGGTTTTGATAAAAAGACCTTAAAAGGCGGATCCTGGTGGTGGCCTTCAAGTTATGCAAGAGGCTCCAAAAGAAGAGCGCATGTCCCCCAAAATTTCCCTGAGTACCATCATTTTGGGTTCCGTTGCGCGAAAGACGCAGGTTAA
- a CDS encoding PP2C family protein-serine/threonine phosphatase: MKIKNLKRPIVSVWLVLLLGCGSSKPTPILGTEVPSTIWEQDKSPYIISNWEFAEIPPGNFFHGHFPVLPGQNPDKPSGKIPEDRETDYNIESFLATPSDISKYNPKRNDSSLVFFHSVKRSKNDLDILLSAYIPFCPSGCYLGVKSEGKEQMIVPGESEDSSKPRIVVIPFQDEEVTLALQLFPFNGPRNMMENPVVGSFSEIQTVYLVKALRVLLFSSLEFFSFFFFAFIYIRRPQDKFNLSFSLLNLSLAIWYPAYEGWFQYIVDSPWTWVIFGYSLGAFLPILFYEFTIGIFQAPRNIPGRTLQFLFILLTIWPSLEYGLTGGHQYFGKIAFHIFLVILVFFYLNTLYIFFRYRWSSILSFRWVVTGLILVAVSSFYTVLSFAGFGQIQPWVNESFLVLTLLFSLALAKRYAEVFRALEKSEGKLKSLNESLETKVEERTKIIELQKAELVQKGRILAKDLSIAGKIQNALLPRELPVIPNARISYRYKPMMEIGGDLLDVIYDPSTSSLGMFIGDVTGHGVSAALLASMLKMTLGDWSILLQDPSSLLLHIRNQFEGKLDGHFITATLVTVDLRSGKTLIANAGHPECLVLRKGGVVEFYRPKGVAIYEAIPTTYQTESVDLLPGDKVVLYTDGIPDSRNTEGEFFGEDRLSDLLRKNSFRPPEELCDSVIRGVQSFQGEFQNQDDMALLVLEYLG; encoded by the coding sequence ATGAAAATAAAAAATCTAAAGAGACCTATCGTTTCTGTCTGGCTGGTTCTTCTACTAGGATGCGGATCTTCGAAGCCTACTCCAATCCTAGGAACGGAAGTCCCATCTACGATATGGGAACAAGACAAGAGTCCTTATATAATTTCTAATTGGGAATTTGCAGAAATCCCTCCCGGAAATTTTTTCCACGGACATTTTCCCGTTTTACCCGGACAAAATCCAGATAAACCTTCCGGCAAGATCCCTGAGGACCGCGAAACGGACTATAACATAGAATCGTTTTTAGCCACCCCCTCCGATATTTCCAAATATAATCCTAAAAGAAACGATTCCTCTCTAGTATTCTTTCATTCGGTCAAGAGAAGTAAGAACGATCTAGATATATTACTTTCTGCTTATATACCTTTTTGTCCATCCGGCTGCTATCTAGGAGTAAAATCCGAAGGGAAAGAGCAGATGATCGTTCCGGGAGAATCGGAAGACTCCTCCAAACCAAGGATCGTAGTCATTCCTTTTCAAGATGAAGAAGTTACATTAGCCCTACAATTATTCCCTTTTAACGGGCCTAGGAACATGATGGAAAATCCTGTTGTAGGTAGTTTTTCGGAAATACAGACAGTCTACCTGGTAAAAGCGCTAAGAGTACTTCTATTCAGCTCTTTGGAATTTTTTTCCTTCTTCTTTTTTGCTTTCATATATATCAGAAGGCCACAAGACAAATTCAATCTTTCCTTTTCACTTTTAAATTTGTCTCTGGCGATCTGGTATCCCGCTTACGAAGGCTGGTTCCAATACATTGTGGATTCTCCCTGGACTTGGGTCATCTTCGGATATTCGTTGGGAGCGTTTCTTCCCATTTTATTTTACGAATTCACGATCGGTATTTTTCAGGCACCTAGAAATATTCCCGGTAGAACATTACAATTTCTTTTTATTCTACTGACCATATGGCCATCTCTAGAATATGGACTTACAGGAGGACATCAATATTTCGGAAAGATCGCTTTTCATATATTCTTAGTCATACTAGTATTCTTTTATTTGAATACATTGTATATCTTCTTCAGATATAGATGGAGCAGTATTCTTTCATTTCGATGGGTGGTGACGGGTCTAATTTTAGTCGCTGTATCTTCTTTTTATACTGTATTGAGTTTTGCCGGTTTCGGCCAAATCCAGCCTTGGGTAAACGAAAGCTTTTTAGTCTTAACATTACTTTTCAGTTTGGCTCTCGCCAAAAGATATGCGGAAGTTTTTAGAGCTTTAGAAAAATCGGAAGGCAAACTCAAATCCTTAAACGAATCTTTGGAAACAAAGGTAGAAGAAAGGACTAAAATTATAGAGCTTCAAAAAGCGGAACTTGTACAAAAAGGAAGAATTTTAGCCAAGGACTTGTCGATAGCGGGAAAGATCCAAAACGCACTTTTACCTAGAGAACTTCCCGTAATACCAAATGCAAGAATCTCCTACAGATACAAACCGATGATGGAGATCGGCGGAGACTTATTGGATGTGATCTACGATCCTTCCACAAGCTCCTTAGGAATGTTCATCGGAGATGTGACCGGCCATGGGGTTTCCGCCGCATTATTAGCATCCATGCTAAAAATGACCTTAGGAGACTGGTCCATTCTTCTGCAGGACCCATCTTCTCTTCTATTACATATTCGTAATCAATTTGAAGGAAAATTGGACGGTCATTTTATCACAGCAACCTTAGTGACGGTGGATCTAAGATCAGGCAAAACATTGATCGCAAACGCTGGGCATCCAGAATGTTTAGTTTTAAGAAAAGGTGGAGTTGTAGAATTTTACAGACCCAAAGGAGTCGCAATCTACGAGGCGATCCCAACCACTTACCAAACGGAATCAGTGGATCTTTTGCCTGGAGATAAAGTAGTATTGTATACAGATGGGATTCCTGATTCCAGAAATACAGAAGGAGAATTTTTTGGCGAAGATCGTTTATCCGATCTGCTAAGAAAAAATTCTTTTAGACCGCCTGAAGAACTATGCGATTCGGTTATCCGCGGAGTTCAGTCTTTTCAAGGAGAATTCCAGAACCAAGACGATATGGCGTTATTAGTTTTGGAGTATTTAGGTTAA
- the thiC gene encoding phosphomethylpyrimidine synthase ThiC: MESNQTTTPFEIPRKEIRLSNGSVYNAYTTEGPWKDGWNPSDWKAGIPKLRAEWIQRRVSGPSPVQNHSQMYFAKQGLITEEMKYVALREGMDPEFVRSEIARGRAIIPSNKNHPELEPMIIGKNFLVKINANIGNSALSSSIEEEVEKLRWSIKWGADTVMDLSTGKNIHETREWIIRNSPVPIGTVPIYQALEKVKGKAENLSLSVFLETLEEQAEQGVDYFTIHSGVLLRYIPMTSKRVTGIVSRGGSIIAKWCLAHHQENFLYTGFEEICKVMKKYGVSFSLGDGLRPGSIADANDEAQFSELRTLGELTQIAWKEDIQVMIEGPGHVPLDKIKENVDLQMEICKEAPFYTLGPLVTDIAPGYDHITSAIGAAMIGWHGTAMLCYVTPKEHLGLPDKEDVKQGVIAYKIAAHAADLAKGHPGAKERDDLLSKARFEFRWDDQFALSLDPDTAQSFHDETLPQDRMKTAHFCSMCGPHFCSMHLTQELRKYAEEKGISDEKAMEEGFKEKSEEFLNKGGTVYVSSE, from the coding sequence ATGGAATCCAATCAAACTACTACTCCATTCGAAATTCCTCGAAAAGAGATACGATTAAGCAACGGATCCGTTTATAACGCTTACACTACAGAAGGTCCTTGGAAAGACGGATGGAACCCTTCCGACTGGAAGGCAGGAATCCCTAAACTTAGGGCGGAATGGATCCAGAGAAGAGTTTCGGGTCCTTCTCCAGTTCAAAATCATTCTCAAATGTATTTCGCAAAACAGGGATTGATAACTGAAGAAATGAAATATGTGGCACTCCGAGAAGGAATGGATCCTGAATTCGTGAGAAGTGAGATTGCCAGAGGTAGGGCGATCATCCCTTCCAACAAAAACCATCCTGAACTGGAGCCGATGATTATCGGCAAAAACTTCTTAGTGAAAATAAATGCGAATATAGGGAACTCCGCTCTTTCTTCTTCCATTGAAGAAGAAGTGGAGAAACTCCGTTGGTCCATCAAATGGGGCGCGGATACCGTAATGGATCTTTCGACAGGAAAAAATATCCACGAGACTAGGGAATGGATCATTCGTAATTCTCCGGTTCCGATTGGAACTGTTCCTATCTACCAGGCTTTGGAAAAGGTAAAGGGTAAGGCTGAGAATTTAAGTCTTTCCGTGTTTCTGGAAACTTTGGAAGAACAGGCTGAACAAGGTGTGGATTATTTTACCATCCATTCCGGAGTTCTCCTAAGATATATTCCGATGACTTCCAAAAGAGTAACCGGCATTGTTTCTAGAGGTGGCTCCATTATTGCGAAATGGTGTTTGGCCCATCATCAGGAAAATTTTCTTTATACAGGTTTCGAAGAGATCTGCAAGGTAATGAAAAAATACGGAGTGTCCTTCTCCTTAGGTGACGGTTTACGTCCAGGAAGTATCGCAGATGCAAACGACGAGGCTCAATTCTCAGAATTAAGGACCTTGGGAGAACTCACTCAGATTGCTTGGAAAGAAGACATCCAAGTAATGATAGAAGGTCCGGGCCATGTTCCATTGGATAAGATCAAAGAGAATGTGGACTTGCAGATGGAAATTTGTAAGGAAGCTCCATTCTATACGTTAGGGCCTTTAGTAACCGATATTGCGCCAGGTTACGATCATATCACTTCTGCGATCGGCGCTGCGATGATAGGTTGGCATGGAACTGCAATGCTTTGTTATGTAACTCCAAAAGAACATTTGGGACTTCCGGACAAAGAAGATGTAAAACAAGGAGTGATCGCTTATAAGATCGCGGCTCATGCGGCCGATCTTGCTAAAGGACATCCCGGTGCAAAAGAGAGAGACGATCTCTTAAGTAAGGCGAGATTCGAATTTAGATGGGACGATCAATTTGCACTTTCCTTGGATCCGGATACTGCTCAGTCATTTCATGACGAAACACTTCCCCAAGACAGAATGAAAACCGCACATTTTTGTTCTATGTGCGGACCTCATTTCTGTTCTATGCATTTGACCCAAGAGCTTAGAAAATATGCGGAAGAGAAAGGAATTTCGGACGAAAAAGCCATGGAAGAGGGGTTCAAAGAAAAATCGGAAGAATTTTTAAATAAAGGCGGAACTGTTTACGTCTCCTCCGAGTAG